A stretch of the Bacillus licheniformis DSM 13 = ATCC 14580 genome encodes the following:
- a CDS encoding acyltransferase family protein, whose protein sequence is MRDQTQQHRYIPGLDGLRAFAVLAVIAYHLNMSWADGGFIGVDIFFVLSGYLITSIILPAYGNDISLTFRDFWVRRIRRLLPAATLMIFATVIWVALFNRELMHTVRGDAISSLLYVSNWWFIFHDLSYFDSFGSPSPLKNLWSLAIEEQFYFIWPIILLLGIYIFKKRERFAAAVVLCALCSAIWMSILYVPGGDPSRVYYGTDTRAFELLIGCALALVWPMKRLSGNRLPNSLKHALHGTELAAFALLMMCIYFVDEFSPFLYHGGMLIISIIAAILIACVSHPSSFLGFALSVKPLRWIGKRSYGIYLWHYPVIVLSTPVQEIGNPVYWHVAMKVAVTFILAELSYRFIEKPIRKDGFKPFVSRVFLDKITEWKTASVPSKISIGLMFAALLVFAGGLSGLADEKKQPQQAYSKSYEETSASADQPADKSEERQDDKKAQTESGNESKTGNGEESSDTKDEQSAEKEPDRIEKEVLAVGDSVMLDIASSLRRKIPGITIDGQVGRQVREALQLTSTYASFNHPDKAVVIELGTNGYFTDGQLDALLDAFSKADVYLVNTRVPRQWESKVNESLRKHADSRQNVTLVDWHAEALQHPEYFTADGVHLMPKGAEALASLIVKAMK, encoded by the coding sequence ATGCGAGATCAGACACAACAACACCGTTACATACCGGGGTTAGACGGCCTTCGGGCTTTTGCCGTTTTGGCGGTTATCGCTTACCACCTCAACATGAGCTGGGCCGACGGAGGCTTCATTGGGGTTGATATCTTTTTTGTTTTATCAGGATATTTGATTACATCGATTATCCTGCCGGCGTATGGAAATGACATTTCCCTCACATTCCGCGATTTTTGGGTGCGCCGGATACGGCGGCTGCTTCCAGCGGCGACGCTCATGATTTTCGCAACCGTCATATGGGTCGCTTTGTTTAACAGAGAGCTGATGCATACCGTACGGGGAGATGCGATCTCCTCTCTTTTGTATGTCAGCAATTGGTGGTTTATCTTTCACGACCTGTCATATTTTGATAGTTTCGGATCGCCGTCTCCTTTAAAAAACTTGTGGTCACTGGCGATTGAAGAACAGTTTTATTTTATCTGGCCGATCATTTTGCTGTTGGGCATCTACATATTTAAAAAGCGGGAGAGGTTTGCAGCGGCGGTTGTGCTGTGTGCGCTTTGTTCAGCCATATGGATGAGCATCCTGTACGTCCCGGGCGGCGATCCGAGCCGTGTATATTACGGGACGGATACACGCGCTTTCGAGCTGTTGATCGGATGCGCATTAGCCCTTGTGTGGCCGATGAAAAGGCTGTCTGGGAACAGGCTCCCCAACAGCCTCAAGCATGCATTGCACGGAACTGAGCTTGCCGCTTTCGCGCTGCTTATGATGTGCATTTATTTTGTCGATGAATTCAGCCCGTTTCTCTATCACGGCGGAATGCTTATAATCAGCATAATCGCAGCTATTTTGATTGCATGCGTCAGTCATCCGAGCAGCTTCCTGGGCTTTGCCCTTTCCGTGAAGCCGCTGCGCTGGATCGGGAAAAGGTCGTACGGCATTTATCTTTGGCACTATCCCGTTATCGTGCTGAGCACGCCTGTTCAGGAGATTGGAAATCCGGTGTACTGGCATGTTGCGATGAAGGTCGCCGTTACATTTATTCTGGCGGAACTTTCGTATCGCTTTATTGAGAAGCCGATCCGAAAAGACGGTTTTAAACCGTTTGTCAGCCGGGTTTTTCTGGATAAGATCACGGAATGGAAAACGGCTTCCGTTCCAAGCAAAATATCAATCGGCCTGATGTTTGCCGCGCTCCTCGTTTTTGCAGGGGGTCTGTCGGGATTGGCCGACGAAAAGAAACAGCCGCAGCAGGCCTATTCAAAATCTTATGAGGAAACAAGCGCCTCAGCGGATCAGCCGGCTGACAAAAGTGAAGAACGGCAGGACGATAAGAAAGCACAAACTGAGAGCGGAAATGAGAGTAAAACCGGAAACGGGGAGGAATCGTCAGATACGAAAGATGAGCAGTCTGCGGAAAAAGAGCCGGATCGCATCGAAAAAGAAGTATTGGCTGTCGGGGATTCGGTCATGCTGGACATCGCTTCAAGCCTGCGCCGGAAGATTCCGGGAATCACAATCGACGGACAGGTTGGAAGGCAAGTGAGGGAAGCGCTTCAATTGACATCAACCTACGCCTCCTTTAATCATCCGGACAAAGCCGTCGTCATTGAATTGGGAACAAACGGCTATTTTACGGACGGCCAATTGGACGCTTTGCTTGATGCTTTCTCAAAAGCGGATGTCTATCTCGTGAATACGCGCGTCCCCCGACAATGGGAGAGCAAGGTGAATGAATCGCTTCGGAAGCATGCGGACAGCCGTCAAAATGTGACATTGGTCGATTGGCACGCTGAAGCACTGCAACATCCCGAATATTTCACCGCCGACGGCGTCCACCTGATGCCGAAAGGTGCTGAAGCCTTGGCATCGCTTATCGTCAAAGCGATGAAATAA
- a CDS encoding Bcr/CflA family efflux MFS transporter, with product MLHNPVGKERLALAFLLGMLAILGPLNIDMYLPSFPEIADDLGAGASLVQLSLTACLIGLTIGQLVIGPVSDAKGRRKPLLISISLFALSSLFCALSPNIATLVLARFLQGFTASAGIVLSRAIVRDVFTGRELSKFFSLLMVITAVAPMVAPMTGGAILLLPFATWHTIFYTLALIGLLLVLVISMKLTETLPPEKRIPSSIGSSLKTMGSLLKDRSFIGYALTVGFIHGGSFAYVSGTPFVYQDIYGVSPQVFSVLFGINGLAIISGSFIIGRFGGIIHERKLLRIAVITAVIATSVLLTMTILKGPLAAIVISIFIYMITIGMTLTSTFTLAMENQGHRAGSASAMLGMLPLLLGSIVSPLVGMNETTAVPMGAIMFITAVIGSFAFFALTRENQGER from the coding sequence ATGCTTCATAATCCAGTTGGAAAAGAGAGGTTGGCATTGGCTTTTCTGCTCGGAATGCTTGCCATACTTGGACCTCTTAATATCGATATGTATTTGCCGAGCTTCCCTGAAATAGCGGATGACCTGGGAGCCGGTGCGTCGCTTGTGCAGCTCAGCTTAACGGCTTGCTTGATCGGCCTTACCATCGGCCAGCTCGTGATTGGGCCTGTGAGCGATGCGAAGGGAAGGCGAAAACCTTTATTAATTTCGATTTCGCTGTTTGCGCTGTCTTCACTGTTTTGCGCGCTGTCGCCTAATATCGCGACATTAGTGCTTGCCCGTTTTTTACAGGGATTTACCGCTTCGGCTGGAATTGTGCTGTCGCGCGCCATTGTACGGGACGTGTTTACAGGGAGAGAGCTTTCTAAATTTTTCTCGCTTCTAATGGTTATCACCGCGGTTGCGCCGATGGTCGCGCCGATGACGGGGGGAGCCATCCTGCTTTTGCCGTTCGCTACTTGGCATACGATTTTTTATACGCTGGCATTGATCGGATTGTTACTAGTACTCGTTATCTCGATGAAATTGACTGAAACATTGCCGCCCGAAAAACGGATTCCAAGCTCAATCGGTTCGTCTCTCAAAACGATGGGGAGCTTGTTGAAGGATCGGTCTTTTATCGGCTATGCGCTGACTGTCGGTTTCATTCACGGAGGCAGCTTTGCCTACGTATCCGGAACGCCTTTTGTATATCAGGATATCTATGGGGTTTCTCCTCAGGTGTTCAGCGTGCTGTTCGGCATTAACGGCCTCGCCATTATTTCGGGAAGCTTTATCATCGGGCGATTCGGGGGAATCATTCATGAGAGGAAGCTCTTGCGGATCGCGGTCATTACCGCTGTCATCGCGACATCCGTTCTCCTGACGATGACGATTTTGAAAGGACCGCTTGCAGCGATTGTCATTTCAATCTTTATCTACATGATAACCATCGGAATGACGTTGACAAGCACATTTACGCTGGCGATGGAAAACCAGGGGCACCGTGCGGGCAGTGCAAGCGCAATGCTGGGCATGCTTCCGCTGCTGCTCGGTTCGATCGTTTCGCCTCTCGTTGGAATGAATGAAACAACGGCCGTTCCAATGGGTGCGATCATGTTCATCACTGCTGTGATCGGCTCTTTCGCTTTTTTTGCTTTAACGCGGGAAAACCAGGGGGAGCGGTAA
- a CDS encoding response regulator, which yields MPQQQAVRDLPDVSISTPYYSKKMDASTVLIVDDNIESLKILADMLEGVPYQVIAAKSGHEALEVVSRSKLDLVILDLMMPDMTGFEVCMKIRERFTMVELPVLIITAAIIDHDKYKAFHAGANDILQKPYNYTEFAARVKNLIMMKDTAAQATNMEMAFLQSQIKPHFLFNVLNTIIALSHLDIEKAREVTADFTNYLRMSFDFQNTSGMSSFKHELSIVNSYLSIEKTRFGDRLDVIYDIEEDIDFTLPPLMIQPLVENAVHHGISKKRGGGWIKLTAKKESENRYYIKIEDNGIGMPPEKQQDIFSSHFTHSVGMKNINRRLKHFCGSELNIESTPDSGTAVSMVISINESADVSDSAIQRAPL from the coding sequence ATGCCTCAACAGCAAGCCGTCAGAGATCTGCCCGATGTTTCTATCAGCACGCCGTACTACTCAAAGAAAATGGATGCTTCAACTGTTTTGATCGTCGATGATAACATCGAAAGCTTAAAAATTTTGGCCGATATGCTTGAAGGCGTTCCTTATCAAGTCATCGCAGCAAAAAGCGGCCATGAGGCTCTCGAAGTCGTCTCCCGTTCAAAGCTTGACTTGGTGATTTTGGACCTGATGATGCCGGATATGACAGGGTTTGAAGTCTGCATGAAAATCCGCGAAAGGTTCACAATGGTGGAACTTCCGGTTCTGATCATTACGGCAGCCATCATCGACCATGATAAATACAAGGCTTTTCACGCTGGGGCAAATGACATTTTGCAGAAACCGTACAACTACACTGAATTTGCAGCCCGCGTTAAAAACCTGATCATGATGAAAGATACGGCAGCCCAAGCGACAAATATGGAGATGGCATTCCTCCAATCGCAGATCAAGCCGCACTTTCTTTTCAATGTATTAAATACCATTATCGCGCTCAGTCATTTGGATATTGAAAAGGCGCGCGAAGTGACGGCTGATTTTACAAACTACTTGAGAATGAGTTTTGACTTTCAAAATACATCAGGGATGAGTTCTTTCAAGCATGAACTGTCGATTGTGAATTCGTATCTTTCCATTGAAAAAACGCGCTTCGGCGATCGGCTGGACGTCATTTACGATATTGAGGAAGACATCGACTTTACCCTTCCGCCTTTAATGATTCAGCCTCTTGTCGAGAATGCCGTCCACCATGGCATCAGCAAGAAAAGAGGCGGAGGCTGGATCAAGCTGACGGCAAAAAAAGAAAGCGAAAACCGCTATTATATCAAGATAGAGGACAACGGAATCGGCATGCCGCCGGAGAAACAACAAGATATCTTTTCTTCTCATTTCACTCATAGTGTCGGTATGAAAAATATCAACCGCAGGCTGAAACACTTCTGCGGAAGTGAACTGAATATCGAAAGTACGCCTGATAGCGGGACCGCTGTCTCAATGGTCATTTCTATCAATGAATCCGCGGACGTCTCAGACTCCGCCATCCAGCGGGCGCCTCTATAA
- a CDS encoding response regulator produces the protein MKALIVDDEELALLHFKNMLERTNCFRFIEMFQDPADVLEYPDIRDIDTVFLDIEMPGINGIELAEAIQSMNENIQVVFITAYNDFAIKAFELNAVDYLLKPVDYVRLVKTIERIRENSLLKASAVNAGGDYFIQCFGNLQFYKAEKGVKTYIPVKWRTSKAREIYAYLLHHHGHVISKDVLIDLFWQDHDVSKASTQLYSAIYQIRKLIDRLPFGQSIEKTDTGYVLRISGVKVDADEWEKSLKEAPPIHMATINRHMELLLAYENHYFMEHGYLWAEPEKTRLARIWLGKAYELVDFLIHEKDYRRGLDICLLVEKIEPCDHKIIQYKMQLFNKTGNVEEAIKEYERYKLMKDKMN, from the coding sequence GTGAAAGCGTTAATTGTGGATGACGAGGAACTGGCATTGCTTCATTTTAAAAATATGCTTGAACGAACAAATTGCTTTCGATTCATTGAAATGTTTCAAGATCCGGCTGATGTTCTGGAATATCCGGATATTCGGGATATAGACACGGTGTTTCTTGACATTGAAATGCCGGGGATAAACGGGATTGAGCTCGCTGAAGCGATTCAATCGATGAATGAAAACATTCAGGTTGTTTTTATCACGGCTTATAACGATTTTGCCATAAAAGCGTTTGAATTAAATGCGGTGGATTATTTGCTTAAACCCGTCGATTACGTCCGGCTCGTGAAGACGATTGAACGGATCAGGGAAAACAGCTTGCTAAAGGCTTCAGCGGTAAATGCCGGAGGGGACTATTTCATCCAATGTTTTGGGAATTTGCAATTTTACAAAGCAGAGAAGGGCGTCAAAACATATATACCTGTTAAGTGGAGAACATCCAAGGCCCGTGAAATTTACGCGTATTTGCTTCATCATCACGGCCATGTGATCAGCAAAGACGTGCTGATCGACCTGTTCTGGCAGGATCATGATGTCTCTAAAGCAAGCACTCAGCTATATTCAGCGATTTATCAAATCAGGAAATTAATCGATAGGCTTCCTTTCGGTCAATCCATCGAGAAGACTGACACAGGATATGTCCTCCGGATTTCCGGTGTGAAAGTGGATGCTGACGAATGGGAAAAGTCGCTGAAAGAGGCTCCTCCCATCCATATGGCGACGATCAACAGGCACATGGAATTGCTGCTTGCATACGAAAACCATTACTTTATGGAACACGGTTATTTGTGGGCCGAACCCGAAAAGACGCGGCTTGCCCGGATCTGGCTTGGAAAAGCTTATGAACTGGTCGATTTTCTTATTCATGAAAAAGACTACCGCCGGGGGCTTGATATATGTCTGCTGGTCGAGAAAATCGAACCGTGCGATCATAAAATCATCCAATACAAGATGCAGCTGTTTAATAAAACCGGGAATGTAGAAGAAGCGATCAAGGAATATGAGCGCTATAAACTTATGAAGGACAAAATGAATTAA